The sequence below is a genomic window from Chloroflexota bacterium.
CGGACGAGCAGGTGGCGAAGATCAAGCCGTACATCGACCTGGGGTTCACCCACCTGGTGTTTCACGCCCCGGGCCTGGACCAGATCCGTTTCATCGAGCTGTTCGGCCGCGACGTGCTGCCGAAGCTCCGCGCCCTCGCCGAGTAGCCGACGGCAGCAGGCGAAAGGAAAGGGTGGACGAATGAGTGCGCGTGTTCCGCGGTTCGGCTCGGATAT
It includes:
- a CDS encoding F420-dependent glucose-6-phosphate dehydrogenase, yielding DEQVAKIKPYIDLGFTHLVFHAPGLDQIRFIELFGRDVLPKLRALAE